Proteins from one Cellulosilyticum lentocellum DSM 5427 genomic window:
- the cdaA gene encoding diadenylate cyclase CdaA yields MDVIKEALDKIPYLGFPNIGMRDIIDILVVAYLIYIVLAWIKDTRTWALFKGVMIVLVVASVAYLFQLHTLWWVVSNAITVGTFAILVVFQPELRRALEQIGRGKLFESLINTSDQAEDGLTDEAIEAIAKASLHMSKYKTGALIVLEQETRLGDVERTGIRIDGLISSQLLINIFEKNTPLHDGAVIIKNNRVSAATCFLPLSDSMEISKDLGTRHRAAIGISEGTDALVIVVSEENGIISCVRNGKIKRGLDAELIKKILLSTRKKKRSERKKVIWKGKSKNE; encoded by the coding sequence GTGGATGTAATAAAAGAGGCGCTTGATAAGATACCCTATCTAGGATTTCCTAATATTGGTATGAGAGATATTATTGATATACTCGTTGTAGCATATCTTATTTACATTGTGCTAGCATGGATCAAAGACACGAGAACTTGGGCGCTATTTAAGGGTGTAATGATTGTCTTGGTTGTAGCTAGTGTGGCATATCTTTTCCAACTACATACATTGTGGTGGGTAGTTTCTAATGCCATTACAGTAGGTACTTTTGCTATTTTAGTTGTATTTCAACCGGAACTTAGAAGGGCTTTAGAACAGATTGGTAGAGGAAAATTGTTTGAATCCTTAATTAATACCTCGGATCAGGCTGAGGATGGATTAACAGACGAAGCTATTGAAGCAATTGCAAAGGCTTCACTGCACATGTCTAAATATAAAACAGGAGCATTAATTGTACTTGAACAAGAGACTAGACTTGGTGATGTGGAAAGAACAGGAATCAGGATAGATGGCCTTATTTCTAGTCAATTACTCATTAATATTTTTGAAAAAAATACGCCCTTACATGATGGAGCAGTTATTATTAAAAATAATAGAGTATCTGCAGCTACTTGTTTCTTGCCTCTTTCAGATAGTATGGAGATTAGCAAGGATTTAGGCACAAGACATAGAGCGGCTATTGGTATTTCTGAGGGGACAGATGCACTTGTTATTGTTGTGTCTGAAGAAAATGGCATTATATCTTGTGTGAGAAATGGGAAAATAAAAAGAGGACTAGATGCAGAACTCATTAAGAAGATTCTTCTTTCTACTAGAAAGAAGAAACGATCAGAAAGAAAAAAGGTAATATGGAAAGGAAAGAGTAAAAATGAATAA
- a CDS encoding CdaR family protein: protein MNKLFTDNLPWKITSLVLAFILWLFVINTQNPIQPQEIAGVNVVITGLDELESSGYKLKNEDEIRNQNFKVVVTGPRLEIDKLVKNPKLITATLNIADYMGNLTESSLSDNANYAVKINLDSYTISVTDKKPQVTKVLIDKIDQKLQKVTYEMSKDLTDTYTLIGDGVPVITPDKVTITGPKSDIDRVSEAKVLIEAKDFSEEKLVAQLPIKLYDAEGVEITSLSLSTDTAEVKLPIGSEKEVTIKVNYTGTLKEGLVLINTIVSPEKVKLIGKSELLAGIKEIELEPIDLSKVEKTDLIQVAMKLPDGVMTLIDNKVNVSLEVMEEESLEYPIQTNEMDLTVIGLGENLTYEILTLNIQVVLSALPNKLLGYTKEDIKFSLDLTGYGTGEYQLPLTIIPPADVRVVGEPINIDVRIKQLETGEATPTPSHDNSGTAGEGNSNSTTEE from the coding sequence ATGAATAAATTATTTACAGACAACCTTCCATGGAAAATAACATCCTTAGTACTTGCCTTTATCCTATGGCTCTTTGTTATTAATACACAAAATCCTATCCAGCCTCAAGAGATTGCAGGGGTGAATGTGGTTATTACTGGTCTAGACGAATTAGAATCTAGCGGTTATAAACTCAAAAATGAAGACGAAATAAGAAATCAGAATTTTAAAGTAGTTGTAACGGGACCACGTCTAGAAATTGATAAATTAGTTAAAAATCCAAAGCTCATTACAGCAACTTTAAATATAGCAGATTATATGGGGAATTTAACAGAATCCTCGTTATCTGATAATGCTAATTATGCAGTTAAAATTAATTTAGATAGTTATACAATCAGTGTTACAGATAAAAAGCCACAGGTGACTAAAGTACTAATAGACAAGATTGACCAAAAACTCCAGAAGGTTACTTATGAGATGTCTAAGGACTTAACAGATACTTATACATTAATTGGGGATGGTGTACCTGTTATTACGCCTGATAAAGTAACAATTACAGGACCTAAATCAGATATTGATAGAGTTTCGGAGGCGAAGGTACTCATTGAAGCAAAAGATTTCTCAGAAGAGAAATTAGTAGCGCAGTTACCTATTAAGCTTTATGATGCAGAAGGTGTAGAAATTACCTCCTTATCCTTATCCACCGATACAGCAGAGGTAAAATTACCAATTGGTAGTGAAAAAGAAGTAACGATTAAGGTTAACTACACAGGAACGCTTAAAGAAGGCTTAGTGCTTATTAACACAATTGTTTCACCTGAAAAGGTAAAACTCATTGGTAAGTCTGAACTTTTAGCAGGTATCAAAGAAATAGAACTAGAACCTATTGATTTAAGTAAAGTAGAAAAAACAGATCTTATTCAAGTGGCTATGAAATTGCCTGATGGGGTTATGACCTTGATTGATAATAAAGTCAATGTGAGCCTAGAAGTAATGGAAGAAGAAAGCTTAGAATATCCAATACAGACGAATGAAATGGATTTAACAGTAATTGGTTTAGGTGAGAATTTAACTTATGAGATTTTAACACTGAATATTCAAGTAGTATTAAGTGCTTTACCTAATAAATTACTAGGATATACCAAAGAGGATATTAAATTCTCTTTAGATCTGACAGGATATGGAACAGGTGAATATCAGTTACCACTAACTATTATTCCGCCAGCAGATGTAAGAGTAGTAGGCGAGCCTATTAATATTGATGTACGTATTAAACAGCTGGAAACAGGTGAAGCGACTCCGACGCCGAGCCATGATAATTCAGGAACAGCAGGAGAAGGAAATTCTAATAGCACTACAGAAGAATAA
- a CDS encoding SGNH/GDSL hydrolase family protein, which translates to MSTEKLSRVLQRALNGEEITVGFLGGSITQGCNPSLPKNAYVERVYKWFQETFPETKINKINVGVGATGSLIGVHRVEKDLLVHKPDLIFVEFAANDVPPKEKTNLSYESLIRRILTTLEDTAIVEIFMTLEDGTSAEEEQAAIAKYYGIPTVSYRQEIFKEIKKGTYTWKDIETDEVHPNDRGHGIVAELVTKLLKEAMTSPVSEDKHYEIPQTPLNEAPYEKGQLLSCKEIGFIKKVGFEASDEQFRTIGDGYKMQRDAKEAELVCELEGSHIFLLYIKGIEDIRGKVMITIDDEPTNILDTYFDKGWGNYPETYPILMNGEYKKHRITLTVMQAPENQLVSILGFLVS; encoded by the coding sequence GTGTCTACAGAAAAATTGAGTCGCGTGTTGCAACGTGCATTAAATGGAGAAGAGATAACAGTTGGCTTTTTAGGAGGCTCTATTACACAAGGCTGCAATCCAAGTTTACCTAAAAATGCCTATGTAGAAAGGGTTTATAAATGGTTTCAAGAAACGTTTCCAGAAACAAAAATTAATAAAATTAATGTTGGTGTAGGTGCTACGGGTTCTTTAATAGGTGTGCATCGTGTAGAAAAAGATTTATTAGTTCATAAACCAGATTTGATATTTGTCGAATTTGCTGCTAATGATGTACCACCAAAAGAGAAGACTAACCTTTCCTATGAAAGCTTAATAAGACGTATTTTAACTACCTTGGAAGATACAGCAATTGTTGAGATTTTTATGACATTAGAAGATGGTACAAGTGCAGAGGAAGAACAAGCAGCTATTGCTAAATATTATGGTATACCCACAGTAAGTTATAGACAAGAAATCTTTAAAGAAATTAAGAAAGGTACATATACTTGGAAGGATATTGAGACAGACGAAGTCCATCCTAATGATAGAGGACACGGGATTGTTGCAGAATTGGTAACAAAGTTACTAAAGGAAGCTATGACTAGTCCTGTATCAGAAGATAAGCATTATGAGATACCACAGACACCTTTAAATGAGGCCCCTTATGAAAAGGGACAGCTTTTATCCTGTAAGGAAATAGGATTCATTAAGAAGGTAGGTTTTGAAGCTAGCGATGAGCAGTTTAGAACTATAGGGGATGGCTACAAAATGCAGAGGGATGCTAAAGAGGCAGAATTAGTATGTGAATTAGAAGGTAGTCATATTTTCCTTCTTTATATTAAAGGGATTGAGGATATTAGAGGAAAGGTGATGATTACCATTGATGATGAACCTACCAATATACTAGATACTTATTTTGATAAAGGGTGGGGAAATTATCCTGAAACTTATCCTATTTTAATGAATGGTGAATACAAGAAACATAGAATTACCTTAACTGTGATGCAAGCACCTGAAAATCAGCTAGTAAGCATACTAGGGTTTTTAGTTTCTTAA
- a CDS encoding alpha-galactosidase, whose translation MGIKYYESERAFKLDTPQSTYMIGIVDEEDFIGHIYYGKRIEDYHLSYLLRTNEGPYVPSKNNRDRGSFLDCFPMEYSTHGIGDFRESCLGVKTSKGHSACSLAYVDHTIYKGKKALEGLPATFGKDNECTTLEIICRDKLLQLEVVLSYTVFENLDVITRSTKITNKHTENITLTKALSVCLDMDNKDFELLTLHGSWARERHMQRRRVGYGKQGTSSIRGESSHQDHPFMALLTADATEDRGEVYGFHFVYSGNFMAQVECNQFDTVRAVMGIEPTDFSWQLEEQASFTTPEVVMVYSAEGLGKMSRTLHDLYRNHLIRGIYKNKKRPILINNWEATYFDFDTDKLLAIAREASALGIEMLVMDDGWFGTRSSDNCALGDWQVNEEKIKGGLKYLVDEVNKLGMAFGIWFEPEMISPDSDLYRAHPDWAIAVPNREGTLCRNQYVLDLSRKEVRDYVYECLRKVLSSANITYVKWDMNRPLTNIGSYYLEANQQGELYHRYVLGVYELQQRLIDEFPELLLENCSGGGARFDPGMLYYSPQIWCSDDTDAIERLKIQEGTALIYPLSAIGAHVSDCPNHTVGRTTPFETRGYVALLGTFGYELDVTRIPEEDRAMIPQQVAMYHKYNDLVRQGDYYRIASYSQNHMYDCWSVVSKDKKEVLVTFIQVMARPNHRSRRIYLKGLDTKAFYRIEGSEEVYAGDVLMYGGLNIQSIFGDFKGQLIHLIAE comes from the coding sequence ATGGGAATCAAGTATTATGAAAGTGAACGAGCATTTAAATTAGACACACCACAATCAACTTATATGATAGGTATTGTTGATGAAGAGGATTTTATAGGTCACATTTATTATGGTAAAAGGATAGAGGATTATCATTTAAGTTACTTATTGAGGACTAATGAAGGCCCTTATGTACCTAGTAAGAATAATAGAGACAGGGGAAGTTTCTTAGATTGTTTTCCGATGGAATATTCTACTCATGGCATTGGAGATTTTAGAGAGAGCTGTTTAGGTGTGAAGACTTCAAAAGGTCACAGTGCTTGTAGTCTAGCTTATGTGGATCACACTATTTATAAAGGGAAAAAAGCACTAGAGGGGTTACCAGCAACTTTTGGAAAAGATAACGAATGCACTACCTTAGAAATCATTTGTAGAGATAAGCTTCTACAATTAGAAGTTGTATTAAGCTATACGGTCTTTGAAAACTTAGATGTTATTACAAGAAGTACCAAAATAACGAATAAGCATACAGAGAACATAACACTTACTAAAGCTTTATCCGTTTGTCTTGATATGGACAATAAAGACTTTGAATTACTTACCTTACATGGTTCTTGGGCTAGAGAACGTCATATGCAGCGCCGAAGAGTAGGATATGGTAAACAAGGTACTTCTTCTATAAGAGGAGAATCTAGTCATCAAGATCATCCATTCATGGCGCTTTTAACAGCAGATGCTACAGAAGATAGAGGAGAGGTATATGGCTTCCATTTTGTATACTCTGGTAATTTTATGGCTCAAGTAGAATGTAATCAGTTTGACACAGTAAGAGCAGTCATGGGAATTGAACCCACAGATTTTAGTTGGCAATTAGAAGAACAAGCTAGTTTTACTACACCAGAAGTTGTTATGGTCTATTCGGCTGAAGGATTAGGGAAGATGAGTAGAACACTTCATGACTTGTACCGCAATCATTTGATTAGAGGTATATATAAGAACAAAAAGCGTCCGATTTTAATTAACAACTGGGAAGCAACTTATTTTGATTTTGATACAGATAAATTATTAGCCATTGCTAGAGAAGCTTCAGCATTAGGTATAGAAATGCTAGTGATGGATGATGGCTGGTTTGGCACTAGAAGTAGCGATAATTGTGCGTTAGGTGATTGGCAAGTTAACGAGGAGAAAATTAAAGGTGGTTTAAAATATCTAGTAGATGAAGTGAATAAGCTAGGTATGGCTTTTGGTATTTGGTTTGAGCCAGAAATGATTTCACCAGATTCGGATTTGTATCGTGCACATCCAGATTGGGCTATTGCAGTGCCAAATAGAGAGGGGACTTTATGTCGTAACCAATATGTATTAGATTTATCCAGAAAAGAAGTAAGAGATTATGTTTATGAATGTTTAAGAAAGGTATTAAGCAGTGCTAATATTACCTATGTTAAATGGGATATGAATCGTCCACTAACCAATATAGGAAGCTATTATCTAGAGGCTAATCAACAAGGAGAACTTTATCACCGTTATGTGTTAGGTGTTTATGAACTCCAACAAAGATTAATTGATGAATTTCCAGAGCTACTTTTAGAAAACTGTTCTGGCGGTGGTGCGAGATTTGACCCAGGTATGCTTTATTATAGTCCACAGATCTGGTGCTCTGATGATACTGATGCTATTGAACGGTTAAAGATTCAAGAAGGAACAGCCCTTATATATCCCTTATCAGCCATAGGTGCTCATGTAAGTGATTGTCCTAATCATACAGTGGGTAGAACAACACCTTTTGAAACAAGAGGCTATGTAGCTTTATTAGGTACGTTTGGTTATGAATTAGATGTTACACGCATTCCAGAAGAAGATAGAGCCATGATTCCACAGCAAGTAGCTATGTATCATAAATATAATGACTTAGTGAGACAAGGTGATTATTATCGCATTGCTTCTTATAGTCAAAATCATATGTATGATTGTTGGTCTGTTGTATCAAAAGATAAGAAGGAAGTTCTCGTAACCTTTATTCAAGTCATGGCAAGGCCTAATCATCGTAGTAGAAGAATTTACTTGAAGGGGTTAGATACAAAGGCATTTTATCGCATAGAGGGTAGTGAAGAGGTTTATGCAGGAGATGTTTTAATGTATGGAGGGCTTAATATTCAAAGTATATTTGGAGACTTTAAAGGACAACTCATTCATTTGATCGCAGAATAG
- the greA gene encoding transcription elongation factor GreA codes for MSSKSVLLTYEGIKKLEAELENLKTTRRNDVAEKLKEARAQGDLSENAEYDAAKEEQAEIEVRIVELETMLKNAVVIEAEEGAVEIVKPGYTVRLYDHTFEEEVDYLIVGSTEADPVNGRISNESPVGAALMNRRVGDIVEVETSEGVDKYEILGITN; via the coding sequence ATGTCAAGCAAATCAGTATTACTCACATATGAGGGGATTAAAAAGTTAGAGGCAGAACTTGAAAACTTAAAAACAACACGCCGTAATGATGTGGCTGAAAAATTAAAAGAAGCAAGAGCACAAGGCGACCTTTCTGAAAATGCTGAATATGATGCTGCTAAAGAAGAACAAGCAGAAATTGAAGTAAGAATTGTTGAACTTGAAACAATGCTTAAAAATGCTGTTGTTATTGAAGCAGAAGAAGGTGCAGTAGAGATTGTAAAACCTGGTTATACAGTAAGACTTTATGATCATACTTTTGAAGAAGAAGTAGATTACCTTATTGTAGGTTCAACAGAAGCAGATCCTGTCAATGGTAGAATTTCAAATGAATCTCCAGTAGGTGCTGCACTTATGAACCGTAGAGTAGGAGATATTGTAGAAGTTGAAACATCTGAGGGTGTTGATAAATATGAAATTTTAGGTATTACAAACTAA
- the lysS gene encoding lysine--tRNA ligase has translation MSDQNQVQEQVQENVSELIKVRYDKLAGLQEKGKDPFKITKFDVTAHSESAKAHFESIESTLEEHEMSEKTHLSVAGRIMAKRDMGKASFITIQDQEGRIQSYVRKDELGDEDYADFKKYDIGDIVGIEGYIFRTQKGEISVRAKSVTLLSKSLQILPEKYHGLKDTEMRYRQRYVDLIVNPEVKDTFLKRSAIIRSMRNFLDNKDFIEVETPVLHSIAGGAAARPFVTHHNALDIDMYMRIAPELKLKRLIVGGFDRVYEIGRVFRNEGMSIRHNPEFTIMELYQAFADYNDMMDITEEMIRHVCKEVNGTAVIEYDGVTIDLDKPFARISMVDAVKQYTGVDFRAIKDLEEARAIAKEKHVAFEEHHMKGDILNLFFEEFVEEHLIQPTFLTEHPVEISPLSKRKPLDPEYTERFELFIVGREHANAFSELNDPIDQRGRFKRQEELRAAGDDEACEIDEDFLTALEYGLPPTGGLGVGVDRLVMLLTNSASIRDVLLFPTMKPISE, from the coding sequence GTGTCTGATCAAAATCAAGTACAAGAACAAGTACAAGAAAACGTTAGCGAATTAATTAAAGTAAGATATGACAAACTTGCAGGTCTTCAAGAAAAAGGGAAAGATCCTTTCAAAATTACTAAGTTTGATGTAACAGCACATAGTGAAAGTGCTAAAGCACACTTTGAAAGCATCGAAAGTACCTTAGAAGAACATGAGATGTCAGAGAAAACTCATTTATCAGTAGCTGGTCGTATTATGGCTAAACGTGATATGGGTAAAGCATCTTTCATTACCATTCAAGATCAAGAAGGACGTATTCAGTCTTATGTTAGAAAAGATGAATTAGGCGATGAAGATTATGCAGATTTCAAGAAATATGATATTGGTGATATCGTAGGTATTGAGGGCTATATCTTTAGAACACAAAAAGGTGAGATTTCTGTACGTGCAAAATCTGTAACACTTTTATCTAAGAGTTTACAAATATTGCCTGAAAAATATCATGGTCTTAAAGATACAGAGATGAGATATCGTCAACGTTACGTAGACCTTATTGTGAATCCTGAAGTTAAAGATACTTTCTTAAAACGTAGTGCTATCATTCGTTCAATGAGAAACTTCTTAGATAACAAAGACTTTATCGAAGTGGAAACACCTGTACTTCACTCAATTGCAGGTGGAGCAGCTGCACGTCCATTTGTGACACACCACAATGCCTTAGATATTGATATGTATATGAGAATTGCACCAGAACTTAAGTTAAAACGCTTAATCGTAGGTGGTTTTGATCGCGTTTATGAAATCGGTAGGGTATTCCGTAACGAGGGTATGTCAATCAGACATAATCCAGAGTTTACAATTATGGAATTATATCAAGCTTTTGCTGATTACAATGATATGATGGATATTACAGAAGAAATGATTAGACACGTATGCAAAGAAGTCAATGGAACAGCAGTTATTGAGTATGATGGCGTAACAATCGACCTTGACAAACCATTTGCTAGAATTTCTATGGTAGATGCTGTTAAACAATATACAGGAGTAGACTTTAGAGCAATTAAAGATCTTGAAGAAGCTAGAGCTATTGCTAAAGAAAAACATGTTGCTTTTGAAGAACATCATATGAAAGGTGATATCCTTAACTTATTCTTTGAGGAATTTGTTGAAGAACACCTTATTCAGCCAACCTTCTTAACAGAACATCCAGTAGAAATTTCTCCTCTTTCTAAACGTAAACCATTAGACCCAGAGTACACAGAAAGATTTGAACTTTTCATCGTTGGGCGTGAACATGCTAATGCATTCTCTGAGCTTAATGATCCAATCGACCAAAGAGGTCGTTTCAAACGTCAAGAAGAGCTTAGAGCAGCTGGCGATGATGAAGCTTGTGAAATTGATGAAGACTTCTTAACAGCTTTAGAATACGGCTTACCACCAACAGGTGGCCTTGGAGTTGGTGTGGACAGACTTGTGATGCTCCTTACTAACTCAGCATCTATTAGAGATGTATTATTATTCCCAACTATGAAACCAATTAGTGAATAA
- a CDS encoding putative glycoside hydrolase — MKKYKLRPVNSYYFYKKKKSRARKRLLFVCSLICVVFIGICINNEFGQDLITFFPFLEQEAKGPQKDVYLPTTGVKYDLYKAPTKVKGIYIPPSKVMDYENYISMARETGINSFIIDVKNDNGYLTFATDNEVLIEKGVVLAKPPMKDVSRMMTRLYEEGIYPIARVVAFKDNVVAKKEPERAIKSLSGQIYETSAGDTWLDPYNKANWDYLLEICDEAVKLGFKEIQFDYVRFHESMKPTTVVLDETTSKVDIITAFTKYACQHLQQKGVYVSADVFGAVILSQLDASIVGQDFAAMSQYLDYICPMVYPSHYAEGTFGIAYPHLDAYDIILNTMEKGQDLIRENERSQRKAIIRPWLQDFTLKSLKPYLLYGPEQIKAQIQGTYDAGLEEWIFWNAAGNYTVDGYK, encoded by the coding sequence ATGAAAAAGTACAAACTAAGGCCAGTTAATAGTTATTATTTTTATAAGAAGAAAAAGTCAAGGGCGAGAAAAAGACTACTTTTTGTATGTAGTCTTATTTGTGTGGTATTTATTGGCATATGTATAAACAACGAATTTGGGCAAGACCTTATTACCTTTTTCCCTTTTTTAGAACAAGAAGCTAAAGGCCCTCAAAAAGATGTTTATCTACCTACTACTGGCGTTAAATATGACTTGTATAAAGCACCTACAAAAGTAAAGGGTATTTATATTCCGCCCAGTAAGGTAATGGATTATGAGAATTACATTAGTATGGCAAGAGAAACAGGGATTAATAGTTTTATTATTGACGTTAAAAATGATAATGGCTATCTGACTTTTGCAACAGATAATGAAGTGTTAATAGAAAAAGGTGTTGTACTAGCTAAGCCACCGATGAAGGATGTCAGTCGTATGATGACAAGGCTCTACGAGGAAGGCATTTATCCTATAGCTAGAGTAGTGGCTTTCAAAGATAATGTGGTGGCTAAGAAAGAGCCAGAACGTGCTATTAAGAGCTTATCAGGCCAGATTTATGAAACAAGTGCAGGTGATACATGGTTAGATCCTTACAATAAAGCAAATTGGGATTATCTTTTAGAGATATGTGATGAAGCTGTTAAGCTAGGCTTTAAAGAAATACAGTTCGACTATGTCCGTTTTCATGAGTCTATGAAGCCTACTACGGTCGTATTAGATGAGACCACTTCAAAAGTAGATATTATTACTGCATTTACAAAGTATGCTTGTCAGCATTTGCAGCAAAAAGGGGTGTATGTATCTGCAGATGTATTTGGCGCTGTTATTTTAAGCCAGCTGGATGCTAGTATTGTGGGTCAAGACTTTGCGGCTATGAGCCAGTATTTAGATTATATTTGTCCAATGGTCTATCCTTCACACTATGCAGAGGGGACATTTGGAATTGCCTATCCTCATCTTGACGCTTATGATATAATATTAAATACAATGGAAAAGGGACAGGACTTAATAAGAGAGAATGAAAGAAGTCAGCGAAAAGCCATTATAAGACCATGGCTACAGGATTTTACACTGAAGAGTTTAAAGCCATATCTCCTTTATGGTCCAGAGCAAATAAAAGCTCAAATTCAAGGAACTTATGATGCTGGTCTAGAAGAATGGATTTTTTGGAATGCAGCAGGAAACTATACAGTAGATGGCTATAAATAA